Part of the Streptomyces sp. NBC_01353 genome, CCAGGGGGACCGGTTCGCCCTCGGAGGCCGCGCGGAGGGCCTTGCGGACCACACGGGCCTCGATCAGGCCCGCGTCGGCGAGGAGCGGGGCCGAGAAGAGGGCCATGAGGTCGGGGAGCGCGGCGCGCAGCCCCGCGCGGACGGCCGAGGCCGGGACCGCGGGGTTCGGCGTGCCCCAGCCCGGCGGGAGGTCGTGGATGCCCGCCCCCGCGAGGACGGTGCGCAGGACGGCCGCCCGGGCACCCGGCTGGACCCGCAGCGATTCGGGGAGGTCGCGGCAGGCCCGTACGACCTGGTTGTCGAGGAACGGCGCGTGCAGCCGCTGGCTGCGGATCTCCGCCGCCTGTTCCAGGACCCGGTGGTCGGCCGCCGCCCGTGCGAGCGCCGCACGCGCGCGTGCCTCCCCCGGTCGCTGCACCGATGTCGGCAGGGTCGCAGCCCGGTTCAGGCGAACCGATACTTCAGCCAGCGCCTCGCCCGTGAGCCAGCGTGCCGCGGGGCCGGGACGGGACCAGGTCAGCGCGGAGAGGGACGCCTCCAGAGGGCCGAAGGCCCCCTGTCCCGGGCGGTTCGCCTCCAGGAGCCGTGTCGCCGCCACCTCCAGGCCCGACCGGTAGGGGGTGCGGGCGAGCCGGCGCGCCGCCCGGTAGACCGTCAGCGGCACCAGCAGCGAACCCGCCGACGGGCCGGTGGCCTTGGCGAGTGCCGTCACCGGGCGCACCAGCGACCTGCGCCGCCGGTCCATCAGCAGATCGGCGAGGCGCGCCGGGTGCGCGTCCAGGACCTGACGGGCCCCCAGGCCCGTGAAGTGGTCCGCGCTGCCGCCCGCGAGGCGCCGCCGGTGCCGGTCGGCGACGACGAGCGAGGGACCCGGCTCGTCGGTCAGCGGACCGTCCAGCTCCGCGTAGGGCAGCGCCTCCTCCCCCGCCGCCACGACCACATGGTGCAGCCGCGGGTTCTCCGCGATCGCCCGGGCCCGCTCCAGCTCGTCCTCCCGGCCCGAAGCACCACCCGGAGCGCCGCCCGAACCTCCCTGGGCGGTGAGGTCGTTGAAGGTGACGGCGAGCAGCCGCTCCCCCGCGCCCGTGCCGTGACCGAGGATCGTCCCCGGCACCCCCGGGAGGCCGGCCGCCAGCAGCGCGAGCGTGCCCGACGCGCTGCCCCCGGAGAGGTCCGCGCCGATCCCGGGTGCGGGGCCGCCGCCCCGGGCCGCCCTCCGCTCGGCGGGCCCCATGCCGGGGACGGGCCCGGGGTCCGGCAGCGGGAAGTCCGGCGCGTGCCGGGGAGCGGTGAGCCGGGCCCGTACGGCGTCGACCAGCGCGTCCCGTACGCCCTCCACCGCCCGGCGCGGCTCGACCTCGGCGGCGGCGACCGCGAGCGAGGCCACCGGCTCGTAGCCGGTGATCTCGCGCGAACCCTCGCGCAGGATCAGCGCGTGCCCGGGCGGCACCCGCTTCACCCCTTCGTACGGTGTGGAGTCGCGCAGCGCCTCCGGGGTCTCGGGGCACGCGAGGAGCGCGGCCAGATGCCCGATGTCGAGCTGGGCCTCGATGAGGTCCGCGAGGGGCAGGGCGGCGGTGGCGTACGCCGTGCCGGTGGCCCACGGGGTGTGGAACACCGGCCGGGCGCCCGCAAGATCGCCCGTGACGGTGATCCGGCGGCCGACCTTCACGACCGCGGTGTAGCTGCCGGCCCAGGCGGTGAGATGGCGCAGCGCGCCCCCGCGCGCGGTGAGGAGCCCGACCCTCAGCTCCTCGTCGCTCGCGGCGCAACACCCCAGTACGGCAAGGCGGGTGTGTGCGTCGATGCTGATCAGTCGGACCTCGTCGGGGCGCCAGTCGCCGACCGCCCAGAGGGGATCGGGGTCACCCCACAGCAGCTGTGCGCCCACCGGCTGGACCGTGCGCCCCTCGGAGGCCGCACCCCCCACGCCACCGGCCGTACCCGTCGGACCGAAGCTCGCGGCGACACTGCTCCAGCCCACCAGCCATCGCATCGGCGCCTCCACGTCAGTTCAGTGGAGGAACATGCTGCCACGACAACGGCGCACAGGAGGGGCTCCGGGGTCGCGCGCGCAAAGGCGAATGCGCCCCTGGCATGGGACAGTTGCGGCCGGTTCGGCCACCGTCGTCATTCGGCCATTCTCAGCAGCGCCAGGAGTAGCCGTCTGTCCGGGAAGTGTCCGGCAGTCCGGGAGGCGCTGTCCGCCTCCCGGAGCCGTCCGTCGCCCGCGGGGAGCGGGGCGACGGTATCCCCCAGCCCACCGGTCCACAGCCGGGTGGGCCGACCCACGCAGCACTCATGGAAGCGCTCCCGCTCCGACCGGGCGAGAGCGCACGGCCGGGCGCACGGCCACACAACCGGAGCACGCGCCCGGAGCCGCCCCACGGGCGCCGCCCCACGTTCCACGCGCCGACGCCACTACGCCATCCGGCCCCCATCCGTCTGTTCACACAACAATCCCGCCATACGGAACTCCGCCCCTTAACGGTAGGGATGCGGCGAACTACGCTGTGTTTACGAATGCCGCACGCCTATGCCCGGCGTCGTGGCGGCCGTCTTGGGTGTCGAGGGGTGGCGTCATGTCCAGGGAGCAACGCGGGCCGAACGAAAAGCTCGGCACGGTTCTCGCCCTCGCGGGAATCAGCAACGCCGGCCTCGCCCGGCGCGTCAACGACCTTGGGGCACAACGGGGCCTGACGCTTCGCTATGACAAGACCTCGGTGGCCCGGTGGGTGTCGAAGGGCATGGTGCCGCAGGGCGCCGCGCCGCACCTGATCGCCGCCGCGATCGGCCAGAAGCTCGGTCGGCCGGTGCCGCTGCACGAGATCGGCCTCGCCGACGCCGACCCGGCGCCCGAGGTGGGTCTCGCCTTCCCGCGCGACGTGGGTGAGGCGGTCCGCTCGGCCACCGAGCTGTACCGTCTCGACCTCGCGGGCCGACGGGCCGGCGGCGGCGGGATCTGGCAGTCGCTCGCGGGATCCTTCGCGGTCAGCGCCTATGCGACCCCCGCCTCCCGGTGGCTGATAACGCCCGCCGACGCATCCGTCGAGCGGCTGCTCGAACCCGCCGAAGGCCCGGTGCCCGAAGGGCCCGAGACCGGCCCCCACGCGCGCGTGGGGCACACCGACGTCGCCAAGCTCCGTGAGGCGGCCGAGGACGCGCGCCGTTGGGACTCCAAGTACGGGGGCGGCGACTGGCGTTCCTCGATGGTCCCGGAGTGCTTACGGGTCGATGCCGCCCCGCTGCTGCTCGGCTCGTACTCGGACGAGGTCGGCCGGGCCCTATTCGGCGCGACGGCCGAGCTGACCCGGCTGGCCGGCTGGATGGCCTTCGACACCGGCCAGCAGGAGGCCGCCCAGCGCTACTACATCCAGGCGCTGCGGCTGGCGCGCGCCGCGGCCGACGTGCCGCTCGGCGGATACGTCCTCGCCTCCATGTCCCTCCAGGCCACCTACCGGGGCTTCGCCGACGAGGGCGTGGACCTCGCCCAGGCCGCCCTGGAGCGCAACCGCGGGCTCGCCACCGCCCGCACCATGTCCTTCTTCCGGCTCGTCGAGGCCCGGGCGCACGCCAAGGCCGGCGACGGGCCGGCGGCCGCGGCCGCGCTCAAGGCGGCCGAGGGCTGGCTGGAGCGCTCGCGGGAGGGCGACGCCGACCCGTCGTGGCTGGGCTTCTACTCGTACGACCGGTTCTGCGCAGACGCCGCCGAGTGCTACCGGGACCTGAAGGCGCCGCGCCAGGTACGGCGCTTCACCGAGCAGGCGCTGTCCCGGCCGACGGAGGAGTTCGTCCGTTCGCACGGGCTGCGGCTCGTGGTGTCGGCGGTGGCCGAGCTGGAATCGGGCAATCTGGACGCGGCCTGCGCGGCGGGCACGCGCGCGGTGGAGGTGGCGGGCCGGATCTCGTCCGCCCGCACCACCGAGTACGTACGGGATCTTCTGCACCGCCTGGAGCCGTACGGGGACGAGCCGAGGGTCATCGAGCTGCGGGAGCGGGCCCGTCCGCTGCTGATGACTCCGGCGTGACGCGTGTCCCACCGGGTTTAACGAGATTGTCAGTGGGTCAGTGCACTATCGGGGTGGGAGGTGGTGCAGGTGTCGGTGTCCGCACGGTCCGTACGCGACGTGGACTGCGACGTGCTCGTCGTCGGCGGCGGGATCGTCGGTCTGTCGACGGCGTACGCCCTGACCCGCGCCGCGCCCGGTACCCGCGTGACGGTCCTGGAGAAGGAGCACGGCCCGGCCCGCCACCAGACGGGGCGGAACAGCGGCGTGATCCACAGCGGGATCTACTACCGTCCGGGGTCCCTGAAGGCACGGTTCGCGGTCGCGGGAGCGGCCGAAATGGTCAAGTTCTGCGCGGAGTACGGCCTGCCGTACGAGGTCACGGGCAAGCTGATCGTCGCGACCGGGCGGGACGAGCTGCCCCGGCTGCACGCGCTCGTGCAGCGCGGCCGGGAGAACGGCATCCCGGTGCGCGAGCTGGGCCCCGCGCAGATCAGCGAGTACGAGCCGCGGGTGCGGGGGCTCGCCGCGATCCACGTCGGCACGACCGGGATCTGCGACTACGGAGCGGTGGCGGCGCAGCTCGCCGAGTCCTCCGGGGCGCGGATCCTGTACGGCTCCGAGGTCACCGCGATCGACCGCCGCCCCTGGGGCGTCGCCGTCCGCACGGCCGCCGGGACGGTGGTGCGGGGGCGGGTCCTGGTGAACTGCGCGGGGCTGCACTGCGACCGGGTGGCGCGGCTCGCGGGCGACGAGCCGGGGATGCGGATCGTCCCCTTCCGCGGGGAGTACTACGAGCTGGCGGACCCCTCGCTGGTGCGCGGCCTGGTCTACCCGGTGCCGGACCCGGCCTTCCCTTTCCTGGGGGTCCATCTGACGCGGGGCGTCGACGGCGGTGTGCACGTGGGGCCGAACGCGGTGCCGGCGCTGGCCCGCGAGGGGTACGGCTGGTCGGCCGTCCGGCCCGGCGACCTGGCAGGGACGCTGGCGTGGCCCGGATCGTGGCAGATCGCGCGGGAGCACTGGCGGTACGGAGCGGGTGAGCTGCGCCGGTCGCTGTCGAAGCGGGCCTTCACGGAGGCGGTGCGCAGGCTGCTGCCGGTGGTGGAGGAAACGGATCTGCGGCGGGCGCCGGCGGGGGTGCGGGCGCAGGCGGTGCTGCGGGACGGCACGCTGCTGGACGACTTCCTGATCCGCGAGGCCCCGCGGACGATCCACGTGCTGAACGCCCCGAGCCCGGCGGCGACGGCGTCCCTCCCGATCGGCCGGGAGATCGCCACGAGGGCGCTGTCCTCCCTGTAGTCCTCGCCACAGCGGAGTGGGGTGAGCGCGCCCGTAGAATTGGGGGCATTGTGTCTGAGTCTCGAGAAACCGCCACCCGCCCCGTCGCCGAGCCCGTCGTCGCCCGTCGGGGCAGTCGGATGTTCGCCGCCGGGGAAGGGCCCCTGCCCGATCCCGCCGGTTCGCACCACGAGCGGCGTATCCGCAGCTTCCAGCCCCGCCGCAGCCGCGTCACCGCGGGGCAGGCCGAGGCGATGCTCAAGCGGTGGCCCGACTGGGGTCTCGACATCGACGGCAAGCGGGTCCTCGACCTGAAGGAGATGTTCGGCGGCCTCCCCGTCGTCCTGGAGATCGGCTTCGGCATGGGCGAGGCCACCGCCGAGATGGCCGCCGCCGACCCCGGCACCGGCATCCTGGCCGTGGACGTCCACACCCCCGGTCAGGGCAACCTCCTCGGTCTCGCCGACCGCAACGGGCTCGAGAACGTCCGCGTCGCCAACGGCGACGCGATCATCCTGCTGCGCGAGATGTTCGCCGCCGACGCCCTCGACGGCTGCCGCGTCTACTTCCCGGACCCCTGGCCCAAGAAGCGCCACCACAAGCGGCGCCTGATCCAGCCCGAGTTCCTCACGCTGCTCGCGACGCGGATGAAGCCCGGCGCCGTCCTGCACTGCGCCACCGACTGGGAGGAGTACGCCGAGCAGATGCTCGAGGTCCTCTCCGCCCACCCCGACTTCGAGAACACGCAGGCCGACGGCGGCTACGCACCCCGCCCCGCCTTCCGTCCCCTGACCCGCTTCGAGGGGCAGGGCCTCGACAAGGGCCACGTCGTGCACGACCTGCTCTTCGCCAGGAAGTAGGACTTCGAGGGCGGAACTCCCTCGCGGGGTGTCAGTCCCTGTCGTTAGGGTCGCTCACGTGTCGAACCACGTGCCCGTCCCTGCCCGGGACACCGAGGAGCCTGCCTTCCCGGCCGTCCCGGACCGCGCCCAGTGGCGCTACCGGCCCCGCCGAGCGTTCTGGCGCAGCAAGGTGGTCCGGGCGGTCGCCGTGGTCACGCTGCTCACGCTCTGCGCGCTGGTGATCCTCGCGATCGTGCGGGACCAGACCGGCACCGAGGGCTTCCTCGTCGGCCTCGGCCTGGCCGTCCTGCCCGTCCCTCTGCTGGTCGCCGCATTCCGCTGGCTCGACCGCGTCGAACCGGGCCCGTGGCGGAACCTGATCTTCGCGTTCTGCTGGGGCGCGTTCGCCGCCGCGCTCGTCTCGATCATCGCCAACTCCTTCGCGGTCCGCTGGATAGCCACCGCCACGGCCGACCCGGCGTCCGCCGACACCCTCGGCGCCACGGTCGTGGCACCGGTGGTCGAGGAGAGCGCCAAGGCCGCCGCCGTACTGCTGATCTTCCTGCTGCGCCGCCGCGAGTTCACCGGTCTCGTCGACGGCGTCGTGATCGCCGGCCTCACCGCCAGCGGCTTCGCCTTCACCGAGAACATCCTCTATCTCGGCCGGGCCTTCGGCGAGGACCAGGAGATCGGCACGACCGGCATCGGCTCGATGACCGCCGGCACCTTCTTCGTACGGATCGTGATGTCACCGTTCGCGCATCCGCTCTTCACCGTGCTCACCGGCCTCGGCTTCGGCTTCGCCGCCCTCGCCACCCGGCGTCAGCGCGTGCGGCGCGTCCTGCTGCCGGTGGCCGGTCTCGTCCTCGCGATGGGCGTGCACGCCTTGTGGAACGGCTCGGCGACCGTCCTCGGACCGTGGGGCTTCATCGTCGTGTACGGCATCTTCATGGTGCCCGCGTTCGGTCTGCTGACGTGGCTGGCGATATGGAGCAGGCAGCGGGAGCTGCGCACGATATCCGGGCAGCTCCCGGCGTACGCGGCGGCCGGCTGGCTCTCCCCCGCCGAGCCGCTCGCGCTCTCCTCGATGCGGGCCCGTTCCCTCGCCCGCGACTTCGCCCGCCGCACGTACGGCCCGCCGGCCGCCGTCGCGGTCGGGGAGTACGAGGCGTTCGCGACCACCCTCGCCTTCCTGCGCCACCGCGCCCAGCGCGGCGCGGGCGGCCCGGACTTCACCGCCCGGGAGCAGGAGCTGCTCCACCACCTCTGGCAGCGCAAGGCGGTCGCCTCCCCCGCCCTGACCTACGCGGCGCGCGCGACGGGCCAGGTCTGGGCGCCGCCGCAGTACCTCGACTACGGCGGCTACAACCCGTACCGGAGCTAGGGCTACAACCCGTACCGGAGCTGGATCGCGGGGCCGTTCAGACCGACAGGCCCTTGTCCCGCAGCCAGGCCGCCGGGTCGATGCCATCGCCGCCCGCGGTGTGGACCTCAAGGTGCAGGTGCGGGCCGGTCACGTTTCCGGTCGCGCCGACGCGGCCGATCGTGTCGCCCGTGCCCACCGACTGGCCCACGCTCGCCGTCATCGAGGACAGGTGCGCGTACCAGACCTCCGAGCCGTCCTCCAGCTCCAGGACGATCCGGTAGCCGTACGAGCCGGACCAGCCCGCCGACTTGATGGTGCCGCCGTGGACCGCCTTGACCGGGGTGCCGGTGGGCGCCGCGAAGTCGAGGCCGGTGTGGTAGCCGGAGGACCACATGGAGCCGGACTGACCGTATGTGGAGGTGAGGGTGTACGAGGACGTGGGCAGGGAGTAGCTCGCGGCGAGCTTGGCCAGGCGCTCCGCCTCGGCCTTGGCCGCTGCCTCCGCCTCCGCCTTCTTCTTCGCCTCGGCGGCGGCCTTCTCGGCCGCGGAGGCCTTCGCCGCCGCCTCGGCCGCGGCCTTCTCGGCCGCCTGCTTCTCCGCCTCGGCCTTCTCGGCGGCGTCGGCGGAGGCCTGCTGCTGCTCGGCCTGCTGGAGGATGCGGGCGCGCAGCGCCTCGCCGGCGTCGGCGGTGGACTCGGACGCAGAGCCGCCGTCGGTCTTCTCGGCGCTGTCGGCCGGGAGGGTGAGGGAGGCGGTGAGCGGCTGCGGGTTGTTCGTCCCGGAACCCGTACCGTCGGCGCCGTCCTCGTCGGAGATGAACTCGCCGACGCCCGGCAGTTCGGAGGCGTCCGGGAGGTTCAGGTCCGGGAGCGAGATGGAGACCGGGGGCTTGTCCTTGGCGGTGGCCATGCCACCCGCGCCGACGGCCGCGATGACACCGACGCCGAGGACGGTGGAGGAGCGGGCGAAGGCGGAGCGCTGCTTCACGACCCGGTGGCGGCCACCGGAGCGGGCCTGCTGGCGAAGGGAGTCCTCGGTGGGGTTCCACTCCCCCCACGCCGTGGCGTTGTCGTCCGTACCGGCGGCGCCCGGCGCGCCGAACGCTTGGAACCCGTCGAAGGTGTCTTCGGGGGCAGGGGTGTTGGACGCCACGAAGGCGTACTCCTTTCCTTCCTTCTCGCCTACCGGGTTAGCTGACGGGTTCGGAGCAGGAAGGTCTCCTACGGGCGGTGTCGCACGGGTGCGACGGTGCCCGATTCACCCCAAGTGGTGGTTCCCCGGTTCCTTTTCAGGATTCGGCGCGTGCGCACGGTGCCGTCTCTTGCGACGGCTGGGACGACCGCGCTGCGTTATCGAACGTTAATAGACAGGAGGGCCGGATTCCAAGCTGTTCCGACTGATCATTCAAGAGATTGAGCCAGTACAGCCCGATTTGATCCCGCTTCAGTAAACCTCCGCCTGAAAGAGTTGGAACTGACGGTGTGTCAATTGTTATCGCAGCGGTACCTCTCCACTACGGATGGTCACGGCACCACCGGCATCGTCCGCCGCCGCTCCGGCTGCCCCGTCGCCGGACGGCTCACGGCGAGCAGCGCCATGTCGTCCGTGGAGCCGCCGCCCGTGTAGCGGCGGACGTCGTCGACGAGCGCGTCCAGCAGCTCCTCGGGCCCCGGGAAGATCCGGCCGGCGAGCCGCTCGGCCGGATCGTAGAAGGCGCCCTTGGCGTCCCGCGCCTCGGACAGCCCGTCGGTGTAGAAGAGCAGCGTCGCGCCGGGCGGGTACGGGCTCTCGTCCGCCCGGTCCGGCCAGGCGGCCAACTCGCCCATGCCGAGTGGCAGCGCCGGCTCGCTCGGC contains:
- a CDS encoding PrsW family intramembrane metalloprotease — encoded protein: MSNHVPVPARDTEEPAFPAVPDRAQWRYRPRRAFWRSKVVRAVAVVTLLTLCALVILAIVRDQTGTEGFLVGLGLAVLPVPLLVAAFRWLDRVEPGPWRNLIFAFCWGAFAAALVSIIANSFAVRWIATATADPASADTLGATVVAPVVEESAKAAAVLLIFLLRRREFTGLVDGVVIAGLTASGFAFTENILYLGRAFGEDQEIGTTGIGSMTAGTFFVRIVMSPFAHPLFTVLTGLGFGFAALATRRQRVRRVLLPVAGLVLAMGVHALWNGSATVLGPWGFIVVYGIFMVPAFGLLTWLAIWSRQRELRTISGQLPAYAAAGWLSPAEPLALSSMRARSLARDFARRTYGPPAAVAVGEYEAFATTLAFLRHRAQRGAGGPDFTAREQELLHHLWQRKAVASPALTYAARATGQVWAPPQYLDYGGYNPYRS
- a CDS encoding MFS transporter; amino-acid sequence: MSREQRGPNEKLGTVLALAGISNAGLARRVNDLGAQRGLTLRYDKTSVARWVSKGMVPQGAAPHLIAAAIGQKLGRPVPLHEIGLADADPAPEVGLAFPRDVGEAVRSATELYRLDLAGRRAGGGGIWQSLAGSFAVSAYATPASRWLITPADASVERLLEPAEGPVPEGPETGPHARVGHTDVAKLREAAEDARRWDSKYGGGDWRSSMVPECLRVDAAPLLLGSYSDEVGRALFGATAELTRLAGWMAFDTGQQEAAQRYYIQALRLARAAADVPLGGYVLASMSLQATYRGFADEGVDLAQAALERNRGLATARTMSFFRLVEARAHAKAGDGPAAAAALKAAEGWLERSREGDADPSWLGFYSYDRFCADAAECYRDLKAPRQVRRFTEQALSRPTEEFVRSHGLRLVVSAVAELESGNLDAACAAGTRAVEVAGRISSARTTEYVRDLLHRLEPYGDEPRVIELRERARPLLMTPA
- a CDS encoding M23 family metallopeptidase, whose translation is MASNTPAPEDTFDGFQAFGAPGAAGTDDNATAWGEWNPTEDSLRQQARSGGRHRVVKQRSAFARSSTVLGVGVIAAVGAGGMATAKDKPPVSISLPDLNLPDASELPGVGEFISDEDGADGTGSGTNNPQPLTASLTLPADSAEKTDGGSASESTADAGEALRARILQQAEQQQASADAAEKAEAEKQAAEKAAAEAAAKASAAEKAAAEAKKKAEAEAAAKAEAERLAKLAASYSLPTSSYTLTSTYGQSGSMWSSGYHTGLDFAAPTGTPVKAVHGGTIKSAGWSGSYGYRIVLELEDGSEVWYAHLSSMTASVGQSVGTGDTIGRVGATGNVTGPHLHLEVHTAGGDGIDPAAWLRDKGLSV
- the trmB gene encoding tRNA (guanosine(46)-N7)-methyltransferase TrmB, coding for MFAAGEGPLPDPAGSHHERRIRSFQPRRSRVTAGQAEAMLKRWPDWGLDIDGKRVLDLKEMFGGLPVVLEIGFGMGEATAEMAAADPGTGILAVDVHTPGQGNLLGLADRNGLENVRVANGDAIILLREMFAADALDGCRVYFPDPWPKKRHHKRRLIQPEFLTLLATRMKPGAVLHCATDWEEYAEQMLEVLSAHPDFENTQADGGYAPRPAFRPLTRFEGQGLDKGHVVHDLLFARK
- a CDS encoding asparagine synthase-related protein produces the protein MRWLVGWSSVAASFGPTGTAGGVGGAASEGRTVQPVGAQLLWGDPDPLWAVGDWRPDEVRLISIDAHTRLAVLGCCAASDEELRVGLLTARGGALRHLTAWAGSYTAVVKVGRRITVTGDLAGARPVFHTPWATGTAYATAALPLADLIEAQLDIGHLAALLACPETPEALRDSTPYEGVKRVPPGHALILREGSREITGYEPVASLAVAAAEVEPRRAVEGVRDALVDAVRARLTAPRHAPDFPLPDPGPVPGMGPAERRAARGGGPAPGIGADLSGGSASGTLALLAAGLPGVPGTILGHGTGAGERLLAVTFNDLTAQGGSGGAPGGASGREDELERARAIAENPRLHHVVVAAGEEALPYAELDGPLTDEPGPSLVVADRHRRRLAGGSADHFTGLGARQVLDAHPARLADLLMDRRRRSLVRPVTALAKATGPSAGSLLVPLTVYRAARRLARTPYRSGLEVAATRLLEANRPGQGAFGPLEASLSALTWSRPGPAARWLTGEALAEVSVRLNRAATLPTSVQRPGEARARAALARAAADHRVLEQAAEIRSQRLHAPFLDNQVVRACRDLPESLRVQPGARAAVLRTVLAGAGIHDLPPGWGTPNPAVPASAVRAGLRAALPDLMALFSAPLLADAGLIEARVVRKALRAASEGEPVPLDGLADLVSTELWLHRLLARRGTCWTGTAAPPRQRAVVGPLVPSTRSLPA
- the lhgO gene encoding L-2-hydroxyglutarate oxidase, with the translated sequence MSVSARSVRDVDCDVLVVGGGIVGLSTAYALTRAAPGTRVTVLEKEHGPARHQTGRNSGVIHSGIYYRPGSLKARFAVAGAAEMVKFCAEYGLPYEVTGKLIVATGRDELPRLHALVQRGRENGIPVRELGPAQISEYEPRVRGLAAIHVGTTGICDYGAVAAQLAESSGARILYGSEVTAIDRRPWGVAVRTAAGTVVRGRVLVNCAGLHCDRVARLAGDEPGMRIVPFRGEYYELADPSLVRGLVYPVPDPAFPFLGVHLTRGVDGGVHVGPNAVPALAREGYGWSAVRPGDLAGTLAWPGSWQIAREHWRYGAGELRRSLSKRAFTEAVRRLLPVVEETDLRRAPAGVRAQAVLRDGTLLDDFLIREAPRTIHVLNAPSPAATASLPIGREIATRALSSL